A DNA window from Longimicrobiales bacterium contains the following coding sequences:
- a CDS encoding LytR C-terminal domain-containing protein, which translates to MPERPRLEVAGAVLALLISAAFIVSFAFGLGRRGGSASPMLQPELEVIDAPAAAGRVEVLNASGQRGIARAVTQRLRTAGFDVVYFGNAPASAGDSTIVLARIADDAVARAVAEHLGIARVATVPDTTLYLEATIILGRDW; encoded by the coding sequence ATGCCTGAGCGTCCCCGCCTGGAAGTCGCCGGCGCGGTGCTCGCGCTGCTCATCAGCGCCGCGTTCATCGTGTCGTTTGCGTTCGGCCTCGGACGCCGGGGCGGGTCCGCATCCCCGATGCTCCAGCCCGAGCTCGAGGTGATCGATGCACCGGCCGCCGCCGGTCGCGTGGAGGTGCTCAACGCCTCCGGCCAGCGCGGCATCGCACGTGCCGTGACGCAGCGACTCCGAACGGCGGGCTTCGATGTCGTCTACTTCGGTAACGCGCCCGCCAGTGCGGGGGACAGCACGATCGTGCTCGCGCGTATCGCCGACGACGCGGTCGCGCGCGCCGTCGCAGAGCATCTCGGAATCGCCCGCGTCGCGACCGTTCCGGACACCACCCTGTATCTGGAAGCCACCATCATCCTCGGTCGCGACTGGTAG
- the panC gene encoding pantoate--beta-alanine ligase, producing MIIVTTVAELRDHLARTRADGRRTAFVPTMGALHDGHLHLCDIARRNADVVILSIFVNPLQFGPAEDFDRYPRDLERDARLVADRGVDLIFAPERDEVYPEGGAAVRVHAPELGQVLCGRFRPGHFEGVLTVVAKLFNMVQPDCAVFGQKDLQQAALIRRMVRDLDFPVDVLIGPIVREPDGLALSSRNAYLSSTERASALALYRSLQAAQAAFSAGATDAAEVTDAAAAILDAEAGVSAQYVEVVDPWSLATPARVERGHAVAVAAFAGGTRLIDNHVLE from the coding sequence GTGATCATCGTCACAACCGTTGCGGAGCTGCGCGATCACCTCGCGCGCACGCGTGCAGACGGCCGCCGCACGGCCTTCGTCCCCACGATGGGCGCCCTGCACGACGGGCATCTGCACCTCTGCGACATCGCGCGCCGGAACGCTGACGTCGTCATACTCTCGATCTTCGTGAATCCGCTCCAGTTCGGCCCGGCCGAGGACTTCGACCGTTACCCGCGCGACCTGGAGCGGGACGCACGACTGGTCGCCGATCGCGGCGTCGATCTCATCTTCGCGCCGGAGCGCGACGAGGTGTATCCGGAGGGCGGGGCGGCCGTGCGTGTGCATGCGCCGGAACTCGGGCAGGTGCTGTGCGGGCGGTTCCGACCGGGCCACTTCGAGGGCGTGCTCACGGTCGTGGCCAAGTTGTTCAACATGGTACAGCCCGACTGTGCCGTGTTCGGTCAGAAGGACCTGCAGCAGGCAGCGCTGATCCGGCGCATGGTCCGGGACCTGGATTTCCCCGTCGACGTGCTGATCGGCCCGATCGTCCGGGAGCCCGACGGGCTGGCCCTGAGCTCGCGCAATGCGTACCTGTCGAGCACGGAGCGTGCGTCCGCGCTCGCGCTGTACCGGTCGCTCCAGGCCGCCCAGGCAGCGTTCAGTGCCGGCGCGACGGACGCCGCTGAGGTGACTGACGCCGCCGCGGCGATCCTCGACGCGGAGGCCGGTGTATCAGCGCAATACGTCGAGGTCGTCGATCCGTGGTCGCTCGCCACGCCCGCCCGCGTCGAGCGCGGCCACGCGGTTGCCGTAGCGGCGTTCGCCGGAGGGACGCGGCTGATCGATAATCATGTTCTGGAGTGA
- a CDS encoding HD domain-containing protein, which produces MPPAALLEAAAAGSLPAWSRVSEHRFAHMRRVSELLGDWADRLELPEAERIRWRAAGYLHDALREMPPDELRPLVPAPLRDAAGKLLHGPAAAERLRAEGVDDEAFLRAVAYHTLGHPDFDELGRALFIADYIEPGRRYDPERLATLRARMPAARDEVLRDVLRARLGRLLREGRPMRTETVAFWNAVSGVPAHA; this is translated from the coding sequence GTGCCGCCCGCCGCACTGCTTGAGGCCGCCGCCGCGGGCTCACTGCCCGCGTGGTCGCGCGTGAGCGAGCATCGCTTCGCTCACATGCGTCGTGTTTCCGAGCTCCTCGGAGACTGGGCCGACCGGCTCGAGCTGCCCGAGGCCGAGCGCATCCGCTGGCGTGCCGCCGGTTACCTCCACGATGCTCTGCGCGAGATGCCGCCCGATGAGCTGCGTCCACTGGTGCCGGCGCCCCTGCGTGACGCTGCCGGTAAGCTGCTGCACGGACCCGCGGCCGCGGAGCGGCTGCGCGCTGAGGGCGTCGACGACGAAGCGTTTCTGCGCGCTGTCGCCTACCACACGCTCGGACATCCGGATTTCGATGAGCTCGGGCGCGCCCTGTTCATAGCCGACTACATCGAGCCCGGCCGCCGCTACGATCCCGAGCGACTGGCAACGCTGCGCGCACGGATGCCCGCCGCACGCGACGAAGTCCTGCGCGACGTTCTGCGGGCCCGGCTCGGCCGCCTCCTGCGCGAGGGGCGGCCGATGCGGACGGAGACCGTTGCGTTCTGGAATGCCGTCAGCGGGGTCCCCGCCCATGCCTGA
- the rlmN gene encoding 23S rRNA (adenine(2503)-C(2))-methyltransferase RlmN — protein MAGTEPKPDLLSMLPEEAEAALAAHFAAQGERAFRVRQTLAWLYQRDALSFDEMTDLSVDARRALADSFTLTAPEPARVERSTDGTAKHLWRMSDGELVESVLIPSHDRLTLCMSSQAGCAMACVFCATGWSGYRRQLSAGEIVAQYRGARRWALEHDMGSITNVVFMGMGEPLMNRSAVMPALTLLNHAYQLGARRITVSTVGIVPGINDLAARPEQFRLAVSLHAPNEELRQQLVPVEKKYPLPELMESLDRFEEAGGRRITFEYVMIQGVNDELEHAEQLAGLIGRFQSHVNLIPFNPIPGTDWRPSTPERLRAFAAVLESRGVPATVRSPRGRDIAAACGQLRADHEAKPPKPYLELVELRAAGR, from the coding sequence ATGGCCGGAACCGAACCGAAGCCCGATCTGCTGAGCATGCTGCCGGAAGAGGCCGAAGCGGCTCTTGCGGCGCACTTCGCGGCGCAGGGCGAGCGTGCCTTCCGCGTGCGCCAGACGCTGGCATGGCTGTACCAGCGCGATGCGCTGTCCTTCGACGAGATGACCGACCTGTCGGTGGACGCGCGTCGCGCGCTCGCGGATTCGTTCACGCTGACGGCGCCGGAACCGGCCCGCGTGGAGCGCTCGACGGACGGGACGGCCAAGCACCTGTGGCGGATGTCGGACGGCGAGCTGGTGGAGAGCGTGCTCATCCCGTCGCACGACCGCTTGACGTTGTGCATGTCGTCGCAGGCAGGCTGCGCCATGGCGTGCGTCTTCTGCGCCACGGGCTGGTCCGGCTACCGGCGCCAGCTGTCCGCGGGCGAGATCGTCGCGCAGTATCGCGGCGCGCGCCGGTGGGCCCTGGAGCATGACATGGGCTCGATCACGAACGTGGTGTTCATGGGGATGGGCGAGCCGCTGATGAACCGCAGCGCGGTCATGCCCGCGCTGACGCTCCTCAACCACGCCTATCAGCTGGGCGCCCGTCGGATCACGGTGTCCACGGTCGGCATCGTCCCCGGCATCAACGACCTCGCGGCACGGCCCGAACAGTTCCGCCTGGCCGTATCGCTCCATGCGCCGAACGAGGAGCTGCGCCAGCAGCTGGTTCCCGTCGAGAAGAAGTACCCGCTGCCGGAGCTGATGGAATCGCTCGACCGCTTCGAGGAAGCGGGCGGGCGCCGCATCACGTTCGAGTACGTCATGATCCAGGGCGTCAACGACGAGCTCGAGCACGCGGAGCAGCTGGCCGGCCTGATCGGCCGCTTCCAGTCCCACGTCAATCTGATACCGTTCAATCCGATTCCCGGCACCGACTGGCGGCCGTCGACGCCCGAACGGCTGCGCGCATTCGCCGCAGTGCTGGAGTCGCGCGGCGTGCCCGCCACCGTGCGCAGCCCCCGCGGCCGCGACATCGCCGCGGCCTGCGGACAGCTGCGAGCCGATCACGAGGCGAAGCCGCCGAAACCGTACCTCGAACTGGTCGAGTTGCGCGCGGCAGGCAGGTAG
- the panD gene encoding aspartate 1-decarboxylase, which produces MKRIMCKSKIHRATVTDSNLNYEGSITIDGALLDAADILAYEQVHVVNVANGARFETYAIRAPDNGGDIVINGAAARLVQPGDAVIIFSYASYEASELESFEPTFIFVDAENRIATSAARRTA; this is translated from the coding sequence ATGAAGCGTATCATGTGCAAGTCGAAGATCCACCGCGCCACGGTGACGGATTCGAACCTGAACTACGAAGGCTCGATCACGATCGACGGTGCGCTGCTCGATGCGGCCGACATCCTGGCGTACGAGCAGGTGCACGTCGTGAACGTCGCAAACGGCGCGCGCTTCGAGACGTATGCGATCCGCGCACCGGACAACGGCGGTGACATCGTGATCAACGGAGCCGCCGCGCGCCTGGTTCAGCCGGGTGACGCGGTGATCATCTTCAGCTATGCGAGCTACGAGGCCAGCGAGCTGGAGTCGTTCGAGCCGACGTTCATCTTCGTCGACGCGGAGAACCGGATCGCGACCAGTGCCGCCCGCCGCACTGCTTGA